GATGGCCTTTTCGACTCATCTTATCAAACACATCCATCGGGATGTGCATAAGTACTTCCTTGATTTTATTCTTCTTTTCAGTGGTCACCAATTCCTCAAAATCTTTTTGATGGGCCTGATGCGTCAAATTATTATCCTCATCTACACGAATCAGACTGGTAGTAGGAAAATCAAATGGGAAACCATCCAACTCCACAGTAGCCGTATTACCACTCAATTGAACGATAGTTCCTTCACCATCTTCATCCAAAATTTTCACATGATCTCCAACTCGAAAAGCCATTCGGCAAACTTAAAAAACTACATTTGCCATATAAAATTATCATTATGAAATTGTCTCATCTTTCGGTTTTAGTTCTATTCTTATTAGGTACATATCAATGTACTTCTTCTAACAAAGTTATCTCGATCAATACCGAATTGGCTGTGATAGAAGCTACAAAAACCCCAAAGGTGATTCGTAACATTCCAGGCGCATTATTAAAATTCACTATTATTTCATCCAAAGACATTACCCTAAATCATAT
This genomic interval from bacterium SCSIO 12643 contains the following:
- a CDS encoding Smr/MutS family protein, with translation MAFRVGDHVKILDEDGEGTIVQLSGNTATVELDGFPFDFPTTSLIRVDEDNNLTHQAHQKDFEELVTTEKKNKIKEVLMHIPMDVFDKMSRKGHPELDLHIHELVDQPGKMTNSEMLEVQINRLEKFIHSCIHQSVSEFVVIHGVGEGVLKFEVRKVLDSHGNIIYRDADYGEYGIGATYVQIKGLFS